The following DNA comes from Luteolibacter flavescens.
AGGGCAAGCAGGAGGATTTTTTTCAGCGGCATCACGGTGTATTGGCAGGGTGAATCCGGGCGTCCGGCTTGGTCACGGACATCGGATCAATGAGTTTTATTCACGAAATGGAACAACGGCGAGCAAAGCGGACGACTTGCAAAAACTTCGCTTCAGATAGGCCGACCATCCGGGCAATCTACTAAATATAGCGTAGTTTTCAAATTGACCCTCCCACGTGTGGAAACTACGGTCCTCGCCATCGTTTTCTCGGCCTGATGCGGTGTGTTCAATGCGGATCTTTCAAAGACAAGGTGCTCGACTCGCGGATGTCGAAGGACGGCACCACGATCCGCCGCCGCCGCGAATGTCTCGGATGCAACTATCGCTATACCACCTACGAACAGATCGAGCGCACCGAGCTGCGCGTGGTGAAGCGCGATGGAGCACGCGAGGCGGTGAACCGGGAGAAGATCATGAGCGGCCTGGTGAAAGCCTGCGAGAAGCGTCCCGTCTCGATGGATCGCCTCGACCGCGCCGTTGACGAAATCCTCACCGAACTTCACCAGGATCACGTATCAGAAGTGCCATCGTCCGTCATCGGGGCCAAGGTGATGGACAAGCTCCACCAGATCGACCCCGTCGCCTACGTCCGCTACGTCTCGGTTTACCGCCAGTTCGAGGACGTCGGTGAATTCATCCGTGAGATCCAGGCCCTGGAACGCCGCCCCTCCCGCGACCCCATGCAACGCCGCCTCTTCAAGGACTGACCGCCCCTTTCCCACCCTGCTGTTTCACAACCCTCAACCCCGCGCACACCCGCCACCCTTGATCCGAACCCACCGTGATTTCGCTCATCGGTAATCGCCCGGCCATCCAGGTCGGTCGTCATCAAGTGATCCACTACGACACGTCGTGGCTGGGCACTGCATTGCGCCGTGCCGCCACTGCCGCCGATCGCCAGGATTTCCCCTTCGTGGACGAGATCCGCATGGGCATCGAGCAATACCTTGAGACGAAGTGCCCGCTGCGGCTGCTGCCACTGTCGGACCTGTACGACCGCATGCGCCACATGCTGGTGCGCATCGGCTGCGAGACCATCGCCGACAAGCTGGAGCCGCTGGCCCCGCCGGTGACGCTGTCGCTGCCACGCATCGCGAAGGAAGCGGGCAATGGCTTCGAGCTCGCCTTCTTCGGAGCGCTGCGCGAGGAACTGGCCCACCTGCGGACCGAGGGTGCCGAGGAAATCCGCTTCACAGGACTGCGCGAGTGTGCCCAGCTCCTGCGCGGCACGGAGAAGTGGGACAGCCACTGCGACCATCTGCTGCTGGAGATCCGCAATTTCCTCGATAACGTAGATCGCGAGCGCCAGCGCTTCCTGCGGCCGATGCGGCTGCGGCTCGAGGGCGACCGCTAGACCCGCTTTCTTCCACCATGGAAAAGACCCTGTTTCAGAAGATCTGCGACCGCGAGATCCCCGGAACCATCGTTCACGAGGACGACCTCTGCGTGTGCTTCCACGACATCAACCGCGGGGCCCCGATGCACCTGCTGCTGGTGCCGCGCAAGCCGATCCCACGGATCGCGGAAGCGGCCGCGGAGGACCAGGCGCTGCTCGGCCACATGCTGCTGACCGCACCAAAGATCGCACGCGAGCAGGGCTTCGCCGAGGACGGCTTCCGTCTGGTGATCAACTGCGGGAAGAACGGCGGCGAGACCGTGCCACACCTGCACATCCACATCCTCGGTGGCCGGCAGATGGAGTGGCCGCCGGGCTAGGAATTCAGCGGCTGGGTGCGCGGGATTTCACTTCGCCAGTAACGTCGTGTATGCTTGGAACCACTTATTGTGAGGCTTCCGCTTCACTCTCCCGAATCCAGCCTGCTCAGTCGGAAGATCGTCGCCCCAACTGTCTCACTTTCGGCGTATCCTGCTTCAACCCTGTATTTCCCGGGCTTGAGGAATACGTCGATCTTCGGTTGGCCATCGCCATCGAAGCCGCATGAATCCATGATGCGAATGGCAGTATCATCGAGATTCATTTCCAGTCTTTCCTCCCAAATTTCAGTTTCAGCAACGGCAGCGACGAAATCCAGAAGTTGCTCAAGTGAGTCGGCAAAGTCGCACTGGATGACCAGCCCACCGGTATGGAAAGGAACCCAATTCAGGTCGTGAGGAACATCGGAAATCCGGAGCACCTCAATCCCCCTGAACGGAATCAGGCTCATGAACGAAGTGCCGGTGCCTTTGCAAACCTCTCCATAGAGACCTTGGTCAGTATCCGGCCGATCCCCCAAAGCTTCACTCCATTCTCCGGCCAACCGATGGGGCAGGAGAATGAATGGCCCACCAAAGCTCGTAGCCGTTTTCATTTTACCAGATGAAACATGGCGGATGAAAGATCGGTCAAGGCAGGAAGAGGCAGGAATTCTACCCGCGCCGAAGATCGCACGCGAGCAGGGCTTCGCCGAGGACGGCTTCCGTCTGGTGATCAACTGCGGGAAGAACGGCGGCGAGACCGTGCCGCACCTGCACATCCACATCCTGGCCGGCCGGCAGCTCGAGTGGCCGCCGGGCTAGGCCACAAGAGCTGGGCATTCCGTAAAAGTGGCTTCGGCATCCTGCCGCAAGCCCCTCCCATCCAAAGGCTTGCGGCAGGATGCCGCAGCCACGCTTCTTACTTGTCCGTCGGCTTCGGTGGCTTGGGGCGTTTCACGGCGGCCTTTTCGATGAAGTCGATGACCATGTCGGCCACCGGCTTGCCGGAGGACTTCTCGATCCCCTCCAGACCCGGCGAGGAATTCACTTCCATCACCACCGGCCCGTGATTTGAGCGAAGCAGGTCCACACCCGCGAAATTCAGGCCCATGATTTTGGCGGCGCGGATCGCGACAGAGCGCTCCTCGGGAGTGATCTTCACCTTTTCGGCGGTGCCGCCGCGGTGGAGGTTCGAGCGGAATTCGCCCTCGGCAGCCTGGCGCTTCATCGAGGCGACCACCTTGCCATCCACGACGATGCAGCGGATGTCCGCGCCCTTGGCCTCCTTGATGAATTCCTGCACGAGGATATCGGCGCGCAGCCCCTTGAAGGCATCGATCACCGACTCGGCGGCGTTGGTCGTTTCAGCCAGCACCACGCCGACGCCCTGGGTGCCCTCGAGCAGCTTGATGACCAGCGGGGCACCGCCGCACATCTTGATCAGCTCGGAGGTGGCATCGGTGGAGTGAGCGAAGCCGGTGATGGGCAGGCCGACGCCCTTGCGAGCGAGGAGCTGCATGCTGCGCAGCTTGTCGCGCGAGCGGGCGATGGCCACCGAGTCATTCACGGTGAAAACGCCCATCATCTCGAATTGCCGCACCACGGCATTCCCGTAGAAGGTGTGGCTCGCCCCGATCCGAGGGATCACGGCATCGGCGGTGAGTTCCTCGCCCTCGATGAAGATCTTCGGCTTGTGAGCCGTGATGTTCATGTAGCAGCGCAGGTAATCGATGACCCTCACATCATGCCCGCGCGCCTCGGCGGCTTTGACCAGGGCATCGGTGCTGTAGAGACTCGCATTGCGGGAGAGAACGAGGATTTTCATGGTCGGCAGATGCCGGGAAATTGCGATTCAAGTTCGCGGAGCGCACCCATCAGATGGTGACCCAGCGGGTCAATGAGAAAAAATCCGGCCAGCGCCCGGCGGCCCAGAAGCACGGGACATTTCATCTTCCCACGGTGTGCCAAGGTCAGCCGGATCTTCCATGTAAACCCGCCGGGAAGCACGGCATCCGTCTCGATGTAG
Coding sequences within:
- a CDS encoding immunity 21 family protein encodes the protein MKTATSFGGPFILLPHRLAGEWSEALGDRPDTDQGLYGEVCKGTGTSFMSLIPFRGIEVLRISDVPHDLNWVPFHTGGLVIQCDFADSLEQLLDFVAAVAETEIWEERLEMNLDDTAIRIMDSCGFDGDGQPKIDVFLKPGKYRVEAGYAESETVGATIFRLSRLDSGE
- a CDS encoding HIT domain-containing protein, which translates into the protein MKDRSRQEEAGILPAPKIAREQGFAEDGFRLVINCGKNGGETVPHLHIHILAGRQLEWPPG
- the rimK gene encoding 30S ribosomal protein S6--L-glutamate ligase; translated protein: MKILVLSRNASLYSTDALVKAAEARGHDVRVIDYLRCYMNITAHKPKIFIEGEELTADAVIPRIGASHTFYGNAVVRQFEMMGVFTVNDSVAIARSRDKLRSMQLLARKGVGLPITGFAHSTDATSELIKMCGGAPLVIKLLEGTQGVGVVLAETTNAAESVIDAFKGLRADILVQEFIKEAKGADIRCIVVDGKVVASMKRQAAEGEFRSNLHRGGTAEKVKITPEERSVAIRAAKIMGLNFAGVDLLRSNHGPVVMEVNSSPGLEGIEKSSGKPVADMVIDFIEKAAVKRPKPPKPTDK
- a CDS encoding histidine triad nucleotide-binding protein, which encodes MEKTLFQKICDREIPGTIVHEDDLCVCFHDINRGAPMHLLLVPRKPIPRIAEAAAEDQALLGHMLLTAPKIAREQGFAEDGFRLVINCGKNGGETVPHLHIHILGGRQMEWPPG
- the nrdR gene encoding transcriptional regulator NrdR: MRCVQCGSFKDKVLDSRMSKDGTTIRRRRECLGCNYRYTTYEQIERTELRVVKRDGAREAVNREKIMSGLVKACEKRPVSMDRLDRAVDEILTELHQDHVSEVPSSVIGAKVMDKLHQIDPVAYVRYVSVYRQFEDVGEFIREIQALERRPSRDPMQRRLFKD